The Mycolicibacterium duvalii DNA window GCGGTGTGAGCGCGTCGCTCTCCACGCAATCTCCAGGAAATCTTCATGCGCGGCGGGCCGGCTGGGTTCATGCTGCTGACATGAGAATCAGACATCTGCTCGTGACGGTCGTCGCGGTCCTCGGCGTGCTCGCCGCGGGGTGCTCGGGCGAATCATCCTCCGAGCCGCCGGCTTTCCCGGAGACGGCGCGCTACATGGCCGACATGACATCGGCCGACGGGGCGCCCATGGCCATCGGTATCAGCGTCGACGGCAGCTCGGTCGCCGCATACGCCTGCAACGGAACCGACGACGAGGCATGGTTTTTCGGTGACCAGAGCGACGGCGCGATCAAGCTCACCTCGCGGATGCGCGACACGCTGACCGCCGACTACGACGGGACGGACGTCAACGGAACGGTGACCATGAACGGGGGCGAATACCCGTTCACCGCGGCATCGGTGTCCGGGCTGGCCGGCATGTATACCGCCGAATCCGACGGCGTGCGGGCCTCGTGGGTGGTGCGCCCAGACGGAACGGCCACCGGCGTCCAGTTCAGCGGCTTCAGCCAGGGCGACCGCAACTTCGATCCGTTCAATCTCGACGGGCTCAGCGATTTCGACGTGCGCAACGACGTGCGCAACAAGCGCAAGCTCGGTCCCGCCGGACCCATCGAGTTCCCGGACGGACGCCCGCAGGCCAGCATCAACGGCCAGCCGGTCTCGCCCATTCTGGTGACAGGAACGTTCCGGCTGCGCTGAGCTGTCCGGTATGGACGACTGGTTCGAGCGCAGCCCCTTCATCGGTTTCCTGCCGTGGCTCATCTATTGGGTGGTCGCCGACGGGCCCAGCACGTGGATGTTCGGTGCGGTGTGCGCGGTGATCGCGACACTGATCATGGGCGTGTCCGCCGGCTTCGCCGGGGTGCGGCTGCTCGACGTCGTCACCGTGGTGTTCTTCACCGGCGTGACGGTCGCGGGTCTGCTGCTGGGCCATCAGGACGGCGATTGGATGGACACCTACGCCACCACCCTGTCGAGCGGGGTGCTGGCCGTGATGGCCCTGGTCTCGCTGGCCTTCGAACCGTTCACCGCGCAGTACGCGCCGCCCGCGGCGCCCCGCGAGCCGTGGGAGGAGGCCGCGTTCCGCCGCACCAATCAGGTGCTGACCCTGATGTGGGGACTGGTGTTCGCGTTGATCGCGGTGCTCGGGTACCTCGCTGCGACCGCGCCGGCCACCGTGCATCTGACCAAGGCCGTGATTCCGGTCGTGGTGATCGTCGGGGCGGTCGGGATGACCAGGGCCTACCCGAAGCGGGCGCGCGAGGCGGCGCTGCGGCAGACCTCGTGACGCTCAGCAGCGGTACAGCGCCGCGGCGTCCGGGGGTGTCGGGGCCGGCTGCAGGCAGCCGTACGGGATCACTCCTTCGGCGCTGAGCCGCACCGCCGTGCGGTGGGCGTAATTCACGCAGATCAACGCCGCGGTGTCGGCGCGGCACCGGTTGTCCCCGAAGGCCAGCGACTGCCCGTCGTCGAGTCTTGGTCCGCTGCCGGCGCCGAACGGCCCGGGATCGGCGCGCAGGGAACCGACCTGCACCGAGGTACCCGGGTAGCTGATCCAGCCGGGCTTCCAGGCGCCTTCGGCGCCGGCGGGCCGCGGCGGCGGATCGTCGAGTTCGAGCAGGCACAGCAGCGCTTGGTCGGTGACGCACTGGGTGGTGGTCAGCGGTGTGCCGGCCGATGCGGTGAACGCGACCTCGTCGCCCAGCTCGGTGGTGACGCCGTCGCGGAACGCGACGTGAAAGCCGGCCGGATCGGCGGGTGCGCCGTCTTCGACCCAGCTGATGACCTCGGCGATGGAGGCGTCGTCGGCGGGCACCGCCGGTCGGGCGGCCGACGGCGGCGACACGGTCGGGGACGCCGAGGTGACTGACGGTGGTGCGGCGCTGTCGGAGGTCACCGAGGAGGACGACTCAGCCTGGCCGCCCACCGACTGCGAACACGCCGCCGTCAGCAGACCCAGCGCGAGCAGGACCGCTATGCGCATGCCGTCAGGTTAACCGGCCGACACGCGAGTGCTGACGCGCCACGGCCCTCCGGCATCTGGGCAGAGCATTCGTTACCGTCGGTGCATGCACGAACACACCGTCCGGGCGAAGACCGGATCCGGCATCGTGGAGGGGTTCACCCGCGACGGAGTCCACCGCTGGCGGGCCATTCCCTATGCCACACCACCCGTCGGACGGTTGCGCTACCGCGCGCCGCAACCGGTACAGCCCTGGTCAGGCGTCCGCCACTGCCACGGATTCGGCTCCTGTGCCCCGCAGCACCGCCGCTACACGCTGGTCGGTGTCCGCAAGTACCAGCCGACCAGCGAGGACTGCCTGACGCTCAACGTCGTCGCGCCCGAGGGAGCCGATCCGGCCTCGCCGTTGCCGGTGATGTTCTTCATCCACGGTGGCGGCTACATCCTGGGAAGCTCGGCGACCCCGCTCTACGACGGCGCGGCACTGGCTCGCCGCGGCTGTGTGTACGTATCGGTCAACTACCGGCTGGGACCGCTGGGCTGTATGGACCTGTCGTCGCTGTCGACACCCGACAACCCGATCGACGACAACCTGTTCCTGCGTGACCTGGTACTGGCGTTGCGCTGGGTGCGGGACAACGTCGCGGCGTTCGGCGGCGACCCCGACAACGTCACGATCTTCGGAGAGAGCGCCGGCGCTCAGGCCGTCGCCACCCTGCTCGCGGTGCCGCAGGCCAAAGGACTGTTCGCGCAGGCGATCTCAGAAAGCCCCGCCAGCGGGATGGTGCGCTCGACGGAGATGGCCGCCAAGTTCGCCGCCCGGTTCGGCGAGCTGGTCGCCCCCGATGGCGCCGATGCTGCGGCCGCGCTGATGTCCGCGTCGCCGCGGGCGCTGATCGGTGCACTCGACGACCTGGTGGCCAACGGGTTCAAGGATTTGCCGGGGGCGTTCCCGGTCGGGCCCACCTACGGCACCGAGTACCTCCCCAAGGACCCCGTCGAGGCGATGGCCGACGGCAGCGCCCACCGCGTCCCGTTGATCGTCGGGACCAACGCCGAAGAGGGACGGCTGTTCACCCGCTTCCTGCCGCTGTTGCCGACCACCGAGCAGACCATCGAGATCATGCTCGGCGACACCGACGCCGAGGTGCGCAAGCGCATCATGAGCGCCTACCCCGACTACCCCCACCCCGACACGTGCGTGCAGATCGGCGGGGACTTCACGTTCGGCGCCGCCGCCTGGCAGATCGCCGGAGCGCACAGCCGGCACGCGCCCACCTACATGTACCGGTACGACTACGCGCCCCGGCCGCTGCACTGGACGGGCATGGGCGCCACCCACGCCACCGAGCTGCTCGCCGTGTTCGACGTCTACCGGACCATGCCGGGCGCGCTGCTCACGCTGGCGGGGGACTGGCGCTCGGCGCGGCGGGTCAGCAAGGACGTCGGGCGTCGCTGGCGATCCTTCAGCCGGACCGGGGTCCCAGGCCACGACTGGCCGCGCTACTCCGCCGACGACCGCCCGGTGATGGTGTTCGACCACCGGCCGCGCGTGGAGTACGACCCGCACGCCCACCGACGTGAGGCGTGGGAAGGCTTCTCGCTGGCCTGACTCCATGGTCGTCAAGTCCGTCGCGTTGTTCGTGCTGGCCGCGATCCTCGAGATCGGCGGCGCCTGGCTGGTGTGGCAGGGCGTCCGCGAGCACCGCGGCTGGTTGTGGATGGGCGCGGGGGCGCTCGCCCTCGGCGCGTACGGGTTCGTGGCGGCCTTCCAACCCGACGCGCATTTCGGCCGTGTCCTGGCCGCCTACGGCGGGGTGTTCATCGCCGGGTCACTGCTGTGGGGGATGGCCGCCGACGGCTTCCGGCCCGACCGCTGGGACGTGCTGGGGGCGACGGTGGCCCTGATCGGCGTCGGGTTGATCATGTACGCGCCGCGGTGAGCGGTCAGCCCAGGTGCGCGCTGTCGTCGTCGAGGTCGTCTCGGTTCAAGCCCATCGGGGTGCCCGCGGGCACGTCTCCGGCGGCCACGACCTTCCTGGTGATCGGGGTCAACGTGCGGAACAGCGTCTCCACCTCGCTGTCGTCGAGCGCCTCCCACGCGCTCAGCGCCGCGGCGTCGGTCGCCTCTTCGATGCGCTGTTTGAGCTGACGACCGGCCGCCGTCACCTCACCCGCGGCATCGAGAATTCCGCGCCGGCACAACGCATCCTGGCACTGCTGCCACTGCGCGTCGTCGTAGTCGCGGCCGCGCTTGATCATGGCTTCGGGGACGCGGCCGGCCGCCGCGTGCAACACGTTGGCCTCCCGTCCCGACAATCGTTCGGCGGTCAGGATGGCGACGTGGCCGTCGCCGCGGTGCTCGCGCAGCAGCGTGGTGGCGTGCCACAAGCGGGCCAGTGGTTGCCGGGGCCACGCCAGTGCGCGGTTGGCCGCGTAGAGCACCCGGCCACCGACGTCGGCGCCGCGGGCGGCCTTGGCGGCGAGCTCGGCGGCCTCGGCCGCGTCGTCGTCGGTGACCCCCGCGCGCCGCACCGCCGCCACCGCGGATTCCTCCCGCACCCGCAACGCATCGGCGGGGGACGCCACGTCCCACGCGGCGGGCAGCGCCTTGGCGACCCGCTGCGGGGTGAAGCTGTAGAACGCCGCGGTGACGACCTCGGGTGGCACCGGTCCCAGTGGCGCCGAGCGGGCGGCGAAGTAGCCCATCCAGAAGCCCCGGAACCCGAGGTCGTCGAGTGCGGCGCGGGCTTCGGGCGCGAAATACGTGACCGCATGGACAGGCTCGAGGCGGTCGAACAAACGGCGAGCGAGAGAGGGGTGTCGATCCACCGCTGCAGTCAACCATTCCCGCATGCGACTGCTAGGGTCCGGTGCAGTCGTGCCGACTGTGACGGGACAGCACATGCGGAAAATGGGCCGCGCGCCGGCGGCCGTGGGCGCGCTGACATTGCTGGCCGCCTGCACCGTGCCGACCCCCGAGGGGATTCCGGCTGTGGCACCGGACGATCTCGAACAGGACATCACCGCGCGACTGGTCGAAGCGGGACAGCAGCCGGAATCGGTGACCTGTAAGGATCCGCTGGCCGGGCAGGTGGGGCAGGTCGCACGCTGCGAGGTGGTGCTCAGCGCTACCAACAGCTTCGAGCCGATGATCACCGTCACCGCCGTCGACGGGGCGCTGATCGACTACGAGATGGTGCCCGCCCTGTCTCGCGAGCAGCTGCAACGCGCCGTCGCCCGACTGGTCGACGGCGCGGGACCCGGGCCGACCAGCACGGTCGCCTGCGGGTCGGGTCTCATCGGCGTACTCGGAGCCACGACAGCCTGCGATGTCACCACGGCGGGGGTCACCCTGCGCCGCACCGCCGAGGTCGACGGCGTCGACGGGCTGATGATGAGCTTCGATCTGCTGCCGCTGCTGACCGAGGCAGAGGTGGAGGGATCTCTGCTAGACGAACTGGCCACCCGGCTGGGCAGTCGTCCCGAGTCGGCCGACTGTGCCACCGGACTGGAAGGCAGACCGGGGAACACGGTCGACTGTGTCGTCGTGTCGGGACCGGACACCGCGGAGTTCACGCTGACCGTGACGACCGTCGACGGCGAGCAGATCGACTACACCTACGGACCCAAGCAGTGAGCTGCAACGACGCCGTCAGCGCCGGAACCGGCGCTTCTTGACCTCGACGTTGGCGGTATCGGCCAGATCGGCTGCGCGCGAACGAGCTGATTCGGCTCGCGCACGGGCCAATTCGGCCCACTCACCGCCGCGTTCGCGGGTCACGTCGGCCAGCTCCGGGCCCCGTTCGCGGGCCACGTCGGCCAGTTCGTGGCCGCGTTGCCGGGCGACTGCTGCCAGTTCGGGGCCGCGTTCGCGCGCGACCTCGGCGAGCTCGTGGCCGCGTTGCCGGGCGACTGCTGCCAGTTCCGGGCCGCGTTCGCGGGCGACTTCGGCCAGTTCATGGCCGCGCTCCCGGGCAAGGTGGGCGAGTTCGCGGCCGCGGTCGGCACCGACGTGCAGACCCTGGTTGACCTTCTCCGCCCACTCGCTGTCGCTCAGGGCTCCGCCGGCGCCGGCGCCGACCGGCAGTGCACCCGACACCGCCGCCGACACCTTGCGGGC harbors:
- a CDS encoding DUF4333 domain-containing protein, which gives rise to MPTVTGQHMRKMGRAPAAVGALTLLAACTVPTPEGIPAVAPDDLEQDITARLVEAGQQPESVTCKDPLAGQVGQVARCEVVLSATNSFEPMITVTAVDGALIDYEMVPALSREQLQRAVARLVDGAGPGPTSTVACGSGLIGVLGATTACDVTTAGVTLRRTAEVDGVDGLMMSFDLLPLLTEAEVEGSLLDELATRLGSRPESADCATGLEGRPGNTVDCVVVSGPDTAEFTLTVTTVDGEQIDYTYGPKQ
- a CDS encoding SCO6745 family protein, whose translation is MDRHPSLARRLFDRLEPVHAVTYFAPEARAALDDLGFRGFWMGYFAARSAPLGPVPPEVVTAAFYSFTPQRVAKALPAAWDVASPADALRVREESAVAAVRRAGVTDDDAAEAAELAAKAARGADVGGRVLYAANRALAWPRQPLARLWHATTLLREHRGDGHVAILTAERLSGREANVLHAAAGRVPEAMIKRGRDYDDAQWQQCQDALCRRGILDAAGEVTAAGRQLKQRIEEATDAAALSAWEALDDSEVETLFRTLTPITRKVVAAGDVPAGTPMGLNRDDLDDDSAHLG
- a CDS encoding DoxX family protein; translated protein: MLIRRVARPMLSAVFISRGVDALRSPKPAADATRQTLEGLSKLPDPVGTNVPSDAETVARVNAAVQIGGGLLLATGKLPRVASAALALTVVPSSLGGHAFWNVSDPARKAEERRAFITDISLIGGLIIAAVDTEGRPSLGWRGRRAARKVSAAVSGALPVGAGAGGALSDSEWAEKVNQGLHVGADRGRELAHLARERGHELAEVARERGPELAAVARQRGHELAEVARERGPELAAVARQRGHELADVARERGPELADVTRERGGEWAELARARAESARSRAADLADTANVEVKKRRFRR
- a CDS encoding carboxylesterase/lipase family protein — encoded protein: MHEHTVRAKTGSGIVEGFTRDGVHRWRAIPYATPPVGRLRYRAPQPVQPWSGVRHCHGFGSCAPQHRRYTLVGVRKYQPTSEDCLTLNVVAPEGADPASPLPVMFFIHGGGYILGSSATPLYDGAALARRGCVYVSVNYRLGPLGCMDLSSLSTPDNPIDDNLFLRDLVLALRWVRDNVAAFGGDPDNVTIFGESAGAQAVATLLAVPQAKGLFAQAISESPASGMVRSTEMAAKFAARFGELVAPDGADAAAALMSASPRALIGALDDLVANGFKDLPGAFPVGPTYGTEYLPKDPVEAMADGSAHRVPLIVGTNAEEGRLFTRFLPLLPTTEQTIEIMLGDTDAEVRKRIMSAYPDYPHPDTCVQIGGDFTFGAAAWQIAGAHSRHAPTYMYRYDYAPRPLHWTGMGATHATELLAVFDVYRTMPGALLTLAGDWRSARRVSKDVGRRWRSFSRTGVPGHDWPRYSADDRPVMVFDHRPRVEYDPHAHRREAWEGFSLA
- a CDS encoding YnfA family protein encodes the protein MVVKSVALFVLAAILEIGGAWLVWQGVREHRGWLWMGAGALALGAYGFVAAFQPDAHFGRVLAAYGGVFIAGSLLWGMAADGFRPDRWDVLGATVALIGVGLIMYAPR